A window from Saccharomyces eubayanus strain FM1318 chromosome XIV, whole genome shotgun sequence encodes these proteins:
- the TPM1 gene encoding tropomyosin TPM1 — MDKIREKLSNLKLEAESWQEKYEELKEKNKDFEQETVEKENQLKSLTVKNQQLEEEIEKLEAGLSETKQTEQDNVEKENQIKSLAVKNSQLEDEIEKLEAELAESKQLSEDSHHLQSNNDNYSKKNQQLEDDLEESDTKLKETTEKLRESDLKADQLERRVAALEEQREEWERKNEELTAKYEEAKKELDEIAASLENL; from the coding sequence ATGGATAAGATCAGAGAGAAGCTAAGCAACTTGAAATTGGAGGCCGAGTCATGGCAGGAGAAGTACGAGGAgttgaaagagaagaacaaggACTTCGAGCAGGAAACCGTCGAAAAGGAGAACCAGCTCAAGTCTTTGACCGTCAAGAACCAGCAATTGGAGGAAGAAATCGAGAAGCTGGAAGCTGGCCTCTCTGAGACGAAGCAGACCGAGCAGGACAACGTCGAGAAGGAGAACCAAATCAAGTCATTGGCGGTGAAGAACTCTCAGTTGGAGGACGAGATCGAGAAGTTGGAGGCGGAATTGGCCGAGTCTAAGCAATTGTCCGAGGACTCTCACCACTTGCAGTCCAATAACGACAACTActccaagaaaaaccaaCAGTTGGAGGACGACTTGGAGGAAAGTGACACCAAGCTGAAGGAGACTACCGAAAAGTTGAGGGAATCCGACTTGAAGGCGGACCAATTGGAGAGAAGAGTCGCCGCTTTAGAAGAGCAAAGAGAAGAatgggaaagaaagaacgaGGAACTGACCGCCAAGTACGAAGAGGCCAAGAAGGAATTGGACGAAATCGCTGCATCTCTAGAAAACTTGTGA
- the NIS1 gene encoding Nis1p, which yields MSVEGKRTRNGSHPLRAVSGFTTKGYIHALVDSTSNSNSNSNSNSNSNSDSRVPLVQISDDSHITHDSFRLYTDQREASHLRNRNINGAGQVDNTDVMDQFSQWSSYKRSSSPHNTGEKPIRHVSQRRTDFTSKDELSKFSKNHNFIFHKGFLKRQRSIRRESRQAKVRSRFRNKKELTSVLDYVELEQMDIRDVLPCHSVNMHAVRNITSSTPAVTAVPRLRNQIYTINASTRPLRSRNHSIRRKLPKSHPVPRPITPTTTTAHNPTPPTKSTYRKGVRRSNTSPGVLYHPRTRGVKNPNSQARQQQQLLLKLWKEYLMLVVAQRTQLRLSFLSSPGSMSNQSSPRSSNASDLDISLLSTPTRLFHTAGHTKSDPIIIPDDRDDNIHSNRAF from the coding sequence ATGAGTGtggaaggaaaaagaacaaggaACGGGTCGCATCCTCTCCGGGCAGTAAGCGGGTTCACCACCAAGGGCTACATACATGCGTTGGTGGATTCCACGTCGAACTCGAACTCGAACTCGAACTCGAACTCGAACTCGAACTCGGACAGCAGGGTACCCCTGGTGCAAATATCAGATGACTCTCACATAACGCACGATAGCTTTAGGCTGTATACAGACCAGCGCGAGGCTTCGCACTTGAGGAACCGTAACATCAACGGGGCAGGGCAGGTGGACAACACCGACGTTATGGACCAGTTCTCTCAATGGTCCAGCTACAAAAGAAGCTCATCCCCTCACAATACCGGTGAGAAACCTATCCGACACGTCTCACAACGTAGAACAGACTTCACTAGCAAGGACGAACTCTCCAAGTTTAGCAAGAACCACAACTTTATCTTCCACAAGGGCTTCTTGAAGAGGCAACGCTCCATCCGCAGAGAAAGCAGGCAAGCCAAGGTACGGTCAAGATTCAGAAACAAGAAGGAGCTGACGTCTGTTTTGGACTACGTAGAACTGGAACAAATGGACATCAGAGACGTGCTGCCCTGCCACTCGGTGAACATGCACGCCGTCAGAAACATCACCAGCTCGACCCCAGCGGTCACCGCCGTTCCAAGACTGAGAAACCAGATTTACACTATCAACGCCAGTACTCGCCCACTACGTTCTAGAAACCACTCTATACGCAGGAAACTGCCCAAATCGCATCCGGTTCCGCGCCCCATAACACCCACGACGACGACTGCACATAATCCAACGCCGCCAACAAAATCCACGTACAGAAAAGGCGTGAGACGGTCCAACACGTCTCCAGGTGTGCTGTACCATCCAAGAACTAGGGGGGTAAAGAACCCGAACTCGCAGGCAaggcagcagcagcaactACTGCTCAAACTATGGAAGGAATACTTGATGCTCGTCGTCGCCCAAAGAACACAACTCCGCCTATCGTTCCTGTCCTCCCCGGGCTCGATGTCCAACCAGAGCTCCCCCCGGTCATCTAACGCCAGCGACCTAGACATATCGCTTCTGTCCACCCCGACAAGGCTCTTCCACACAGCAGGCCATACAAAGAGCGACCCTATAATTATACCAGATGACCGAGACGACAATATCCACAGCAACAGGGCCTTCTAG
- the APJ1 gene encoding Apj1p has product MQHNTSLYDSLNVTTTASTSEIKKAYRNAALKYHPDKNNHTEESKRKFQEICQAYEVLKDNHLRSLYDQYGTTDEVLIQEQHQAQAQAQAQAQAQARQQQQQQQASVFNSSAGFDTGGVTFPDLSPGNLFAQFFNSSASASSNGSKNNFSFSLNGSSTPNFPFGNGGGMSNLQSPPSKYGSDDDGHHLHRGPDIKHTLKCTLRELYMGKTAKLGLNRTRICHVCEGHGGLQKCTCKTCKGQGVQTQTKRMGPLVQSWSQTCADCGGAGVFIRNKDICQQCQGLGFIKQRKILQVTVQPGTSHNQLIVLTGEGDEIISKGGGHEKVIPGDVVITILRLKDPKFXVTDNCNLIYKKCKVDLMISLCGGIVYIEGHPSGKLIKLDIIPGEVLKPNCFKTVEGMGMPKFINGVRSGFGHLYVKFDVGYPERLEPENALKLQKILAQDKYIQAEQQASETTDADCYCDLEKSYHAVEEHVLSSFEAPDMSNEVIENDDLDDLNHEKDTRKRNNHRFEESANNNETKRNKYSSPASGFYDHDINGY; this is encoded by the coding sequence ATGCAGCATAACACGTCATTATATGACTCTTTAAACGTTACCACTACTGCATCGACATCggaaatcaaaaaagcCTACAGAAACGCTGCATTGAAGTACCATCCtgataaaaataatcacACTGAAGAATCCAAGCGGAAGTTTCAGGAGATATGTCAGGCATACGAAGTCCTCAAAGACAATCATTTAAGATCTCTTTATGACCAGTACGGTACCACGGACGAAGTGCTTATCCAAGAACAGCACCAGGCACAGGCGCAAGCACAAGCTCAAGCTCAAGCGCAGGCGCgacagcagcagcagcagcaacaagCCAGCGTATTCAATTCATCCGCAGGCTTTGACACGGGAGGAGTGACTTTTCCGGACCTGTCTCCAGGTAATCTTTTTGCGCAGTTCTTCAATAGCTCTGCCAGCGCCTCCTCCAATGGTTCTAAAAATAACTTCAGCTTCAGCCTTAATGGCAGCTCTACGCCCAACTTCCCATTCGGCAACGGCGGAGGCATGAGTAATTTGCAATCTCCACCATCGAAATACGGTTCCGATGATGATGGACATCATTTACATAGAGGTCCCGATATCAAACACACTTTGAAATGCACATTACGGGAACTCTACATGGGAAAAACTGCAAAATTGGGCCTGAACAGAACAAGAATTTGTCACGTCTGTGAAGGACATGGAGGCTTGCAGAAATGCACGTGTAAAACATGTAAGGGCCAGGGTGTTCAAACGCAAACCAAGCGTATGGGGCCTTTGGTACAAAGTTGGTCACAAACATGTGCTGATTGTGGAGGTGCCGGTGTATTTATTAGGAACAAAGATATCTGCCAACAATGCCAGGGCCTTGGTTTCATCAAGCAAAGGAAAATTCTACAAGTCACTGTTCAGCCAGGTACAAGTCACAACCAGCTCATAGTGCTGACAGGTGAAGGTGACGAAATTATTAGCAAAGGAGGCGGTCATGAAAAAGTCATACCGGGTGATGTTGTCATTACCATATTAAGACTAAAGGATCCTAAATTCYAAGTCACTGATAACTGCAACCTAATCTACAAGAAATGTAAAGTCGACTTGATGATCAGTTTATGCGGAGGTATCGTTTACATCGAGGGACATCCTAGTGGTAAATTAATCAAGCTCGATATCATACCTGGTGAAGTACTTAAGCCCAATTGCTTCAAGACTGTCGAAGGAATGGGTATGCCTAAGTTTATTAATGGAGTTCGAAGTGGATTCGGTCATCTGTACGTCAAATTTGATGTGGGCTATCCGGAGAGACTGGAGCCTGAAAATGCCTTGAAATTACAGAAAATTCTGGCCCAAGATAAATACATTCAGGCTGAACAACAAGCCTCAGAAACCACGGATGCTGACTGCTATTgcgatttggaaaaatcctACCACGCTGTAGAAGAACACGTCCTAAGCAGTTTTGAGGCCCCCGATATGAGTAATGAAGTTATTGAAAACGATGACCTTGACGATCTGAATCATGAGAAAGATACTCGTAAAAGAAATAATCACCGATTCGAAGAAAGCgctaataataatgaaacgAAACGAAATAAATATTCCTCTCCTGCCTCCGGTTTCTATGACCATGACATCAATGGATATTGA
- the MKS1 gene encoding Mks1p: MSRETFDIPNIGSNKFLKVTPNLFTPERLNLFDDVDLYLTLIKASKCVEQGERLHNISWRILNKALLKEHNINRPKKRDGVKNIYYVLNPNNKQQIKPKPVAVKQSPLKNASVPPTTVKQNVLARPMTSPAIAQGAHDRYVDNSNITNNDVKNDFISSRQYSKSTASGLFSSFTDKYQKMKNVNHIPKKEEPQTIITGFDTSTVITKKPLPPRRSRSPFQHVRDMSMNSIDNETSKSTSPNFDNAGSRKSSLPQKESLFGRPRSYKNDQNGQLSLSKASSRKGKNKIFFSSEDEDSDWDSVSDDSEFYADEDDEDYDDYNEEEADQYYRRQWDKLLFAKNQQNLDSRKSSVSSTNTINSNTSHDPVRRSLLSGLFLSEANNGSGSNNHNNAHNEFNSRNASPIPQLSHSNTGSQPQQNLANANGMKQQKPSLKTSNVTALASLSPQQGTNIGRLPMEIQKDFKSNSGSNHPYESNAPLTAQTILPTALSTHMFLPNNIHQQRMAMATGMNQRHRFPRRESMDIPSKNRNTGFLKTRMEISEEEKMVRTISRFGNTNAADNNENGDDGAAKQSKQETLEATEDSTARI; this comes from the coding sequence ATGTCACGAGAGACATTCGACATACCGAACATAGGTAGCAACAAGTTCTTAAAAGTCACACCTAATTTATTTACACCAGAACGATTAAATCTATTTGATGATGTCGACCTTTATCTTACGTTAATAAAGGCATCCAAGTGTGTTGAACAAGGAGAAAGACTGCACAATATAAGTTGGAGAATCTTGAATAAAGCTCTTTTGAAGGAACATAATATCAATCGACCCAAAAAGAGAGATGGTGTGAAAAACATTTACTATGTCCTAAACCCAAACAACAAGCAGCAAATAAAACCTAAACCGGTTGCTGTAAAACAGTCACCATTAAAAAATGCCAGTGTACCTCCCACAACAGTAAAGCAGAACGTTTTGGCTCGACCCATGACATCACCAGCCATTGCACAGGGTGCCCACGATAGATACGTGGATAACTCCAATATTACAAACAACGATGTGAAAAATGATTTCATTTCAAGCAGACAATACTCAAAATCTACCGCATCGGGattattttcaagtttCACAgacaaatatcaaaaaatgaagaacgTGAACCATATtcccaaaaaagaagagccaCAAACTATTATTACTGGATTTGACACGAGCACTGTTATCACCAAGAAACCATTGCCACCAAGGCGGTCAAGATCACCCTTCCAGCATGTGAGAGATATGAGCATGAACTCTATAGATAATGAGACTTCCAAAAGCACCAgtccaaattttgataatgCGGGAAGTAGAAAGTCCTCCCTTCCTCAGAAGGAGTCTCTGTTTGGAAGGCCAAGATCCTATAAAAACGATCAAAATGGGCAATTATCGCTTTCTAAGGCATCTTCCAGAAAGGGGAAGaataaaatcttcttcagtagtgaagatgaagattcCGATTGGGACAGTGTCTCAGATGATTCAGAATTTTATGcagacgaagatgacgagGATTATGACGACTATAATGAGGAAGAAGCGGACCAATACTATAGAAGACAATGGGACAAACTTTTATTCGCGAAAAACCAACAAAACCTTGACTCAAGAAAATCATCTGTTTCCTCGACTAACACCATTAACTCGAACACATCTCACGATCCGGTACGAAGAAGTCTACTGAGTGGACTATTCCTTAGTGAAGCAAATAACGGTAGCGGCAGCAACAACCACAATAATGCGCATAACGAATTTAATTCTAGAAACGCTTCACCGATACCCCAGCTCTCTCATAGTAATACCGGCAGCCAGCCACAACAGAATCTAGCGAATGCTAATGGCatgaaacaacaaaagcCCTCTTTGAAAACAAGCAATGTGACGGCCCTTGCATCGTTATCTCCGCAACAGGGAACTAACATTGGGCGGTTGCCGATGGAAATTCAAAAGGACTTTAAGAGTAATAGTGGATCCAATCACCCGTATGAATCTAATGCTCCCCTAACGGCGCAGACCATCTTACCCACCGCCTTATCTACACACATGTTCTTGCCAAATAATATTCACCAACAACGAATGGCGATGGCCACTGGAATGAATCAGCGGCATCGCTTCCCGAGACGTGAGTCGATGGATATTCCATCCAAAAATAGGAACACAGGATTTTTAAAGACAAGAATGGAAATTTCTGAAGAGGAGAAGATGGTACGTACCATATCAAGGTTCGGCAACACAAATGCTGCAGACAATAATGAGAACGGTGATGACGGTGCCGCGAAGCAGAGTAAACAAGAAACGCTGGAGGCTACCGAAGATAGTACAGCACGAATATGA
- the IMP4 gene encoding snoRNA-binding rRNA-processing protein IMP4: MLRRQARERREYLYRKAQELQDSQLQQKRQIVKQALAQGKPLPKELAEDEALQKDFRYDQSLKEGEEVDDVQIDDEYAATSGITDPRIIVTTSRDPSTRLSQFAKEIKLLFPNAVRLNRGNYVMPNLVDACKKSGTTDLVVLHEHRGVPTSLTISHFPHGPTAQFSLHNVVMRHDIINGGNQSEVNPHLIFDNFTTDLGKRVVCILKHMFNAGPKKDSERVITFANKGDFISVRQHVYVRTRDGVEIAEVGPRFEMRLFELRLGTLENKDADVEWQLRRFIRTANKKDYL; encoded by the coding sequence ATGTTAAGAAGACAAGCTCGTGAAAGAAGAGAGTATTTATACCGGAAAGCGCAAGAATTACAAGATTCTCAACTGCAACAAAAACGTCAAATAGTTAAACAAGCGTTAGCCCAGGGGAAGCCGTTACCCAAAGAACTGGCTGAAGATGAAGCCCTACAAAAGGATTTTAGATATGACCAAAGTTTAAAGGAAGGTGAAGAGGTAGATGACGTACAAATTGATGACGAATATGCTGCGACGAGTGGTATAACAGATCCAAGAATTATTGTTACAACATCCCGTGATCCAAGTACCCGTCTGTCACAATTTGCCAAAGAAATCAAACTCTTGTTTCCAAATGCCGTTAGACTAAACAGAGGTAACTATGTGATGCCAAACCTTGTGGACGCTTGTAAGAAGTCCGGTACCACGGATTTGGTAGTATTGCATGAGCATAGAGGTGTCCCAACATCTTTGACTATATCGCATTTCCCACACGGACCCACTGCACAATTTAGTTTACACAATGTTGTTATGAGACATGATATAATAAACGGTGGCAACCAAAGTGAAGTTAACCCACATCTGATATTTGATAACTTTACCACCGATTTAGGAAAAAGAGTTGTCTGCATTTTGAAGCATATGTTCAATGCAGGACCTAAGAAGGACTCCGAAAGAGTTATCACTTTTGCTAATAAGGGTGACTTCATTAGTGTCAGACAGCACGTATATGTGAGAACTAGAGATGGTGTAGAGATAGCAGAAGTTGGGCCAAGATTTGAAATGAGATTATTTGAACTGAGGTTAGGAACTTTGGAGAACAAGGATGCGGATGTTGAGTGGCAATTGAGAAGATTTATAAGGACTGCCAATAAAAAAGACTACTTGTAG
- the MLF3 gene encoding Mlf3p yields MCVYKSNSNKSNPSFIFERTVQDVNSNDLFFAPPVSASNTARSSRSNTARSSRSNSFYNLQTVSPIPISGGRTKSSSSRKNSNNVLSPLDNVMPNSRSASNSTTSSLAHQEYVLNPISDMHHHHSRRRTLENSVAPALDASCSIVNDENTDLTDVDMVYSRRPSSTIGLNLALLARTNSATLPSVSSPVSPDLKLSRSYSHSAGARPALNNVNNTGMTTASGEPKSRILRFYSYVDMLSDEKLTQTNNAPSNRPSLKCQPNSCPFILKQPQPQPSFSSSATTTFSNPFTKSTEFPSGSPYVSPQQNARRYSTNASKSPPNQSSSILLQRKPALSNTEPTTNIGRNPRFEIESSDSEEEEDLAMDMLEPSFRPASSLRSSATCLASNPEIANQVSLSSSSSFATMPKSTSLSNDPSFVSSSNTLASDNELRTEKVSEVLKKKVSNSGFSSDINN; encoded by the coding sequence ATGTGTGTGTACAAGTCGAACTCGAACAAGAGTAACCCTtccttcatttttgaaagaaccGTGCAAGACGTAAACTCTAACGATTTGTTCTTTGCACCCCCGGTTTCCGCTTCGAATACAGCTCGTAGTTCGAGGTCCAACACAGCTCGTAGTTCAAGATCCAACAGCTTTTACAACCTACAGACTGTTTCTCCTATACCCATCTCAGGCGGCAGGACGAAGAGCTCGTCATCGAGGAAGAACTCCAACAATGTTTTGTCTCCCCTAGATAACGTGATGCCCAACTCCAGGTCGGCGTCGAACTCCACCACCAGCTCGCTGGCACATCAAGAGTACGTCTTGAACCCGATCTCTGATATGCATCACCATCACAGTCGTCGTCGTACTTTGGAGAACTCGGTGGCCCCAGCTTTGGACGCAAGTTGCTCGATAGTGAACGATGAAAATACCGACCTGACCGATGTCGACATGGTATATTCGAGAAGACCTTCTTCCACCATCGGCTTAAATCTGGCTTTATTGGCTAGAACAAATAGCGCCACCCTCCCATCGGTCTCTTCGCCCGTTTCTCCAGATCTCAAGCTTTCAAGATCTTATTCTCATTCAGCAGGTGCTCGCCCAGCTCTAAATAATGTTAACAACACTGGAATGACAACAGCAAGCGGCGAACCGAAATCCAGAATCCTGAGGTTTTACTCTTATGTCGATATGTTAAGCGATGAAAAACTCacacaaacaaataatGCCCCCTCAAATAGACCATCTTTAAAATGTCAGCCAAATTCATGCCCTTTTATTCTCAAACAGCCTCAACCTcaaccttctttttcatcatcagcaacaacaacatttTCYAATCCTTTTACCAAAAGTACTGAATTTCCATCCGGTTCTCCTTACGTGTCTCCACAGCAGAATGCAAGACGTTACTCTACCAATGCCTCCAAATCACCTCCGAATCAGTCGTCGTCAATACTGCTACAAAGAAAACCCGCTTTATCAAACACAGAACCTACTACAAATATCGGGAGAAACCCTAGATTTGAAATAGAGTCAAGTGACAGcgaagaggaggaagattTAGCAATGGACATGTTAGAACCCTCATTTCGCCCAGCTTCATCCTTACGTTCAAGTGCAACTTGTTTAGCGAGTAATCCAGAAATAGCAAATCAGGTGTCTttgtcgtcatcgtcgtcatttGCAACAATGCCTAAATCTACGTCCTTATCGAACGATCCTTCATTCGTATCGTCATCTAATACTTTAGCCTCAGATAACGAATtaagaactgaaaaagttaGCGAGGtgctaaagaaaaaagtctCAAACAGTGGATTTTCATCCGATATAAACAATTAA
- the MSK1 gene encoding lysine--tRNA ligase MSK1 yields the protein MNWLLRRGTWALAPAWLRCRCRSGSRRLYSLAHEVDTSKMEATRRNAQIVKNLAGYYPSVSQPALRELCRGYKEVSIDEFNEKFLDNPSVLNHKDNPDWLFTINGRIKSIRFSGQKIVFIDLYSTNNGLKNHSKLQLILNYSQINGSDKDEVQFQEHMSFLKKGDYIKVFGYPGFSQSRLKMLSLKCNRLPIILSASQLPLPSKLNDEAKIKSNRVIDYQLNGIQALLVRAHVIKLLRKFLDNKNFVEVETPILSSKSNGAMAKPFITSSKDFDHLELRIAPELWLKRLVISGVQKVYEIGKVFRNESIDSTHNAEFSTLEFYETFMSMDDLIARTEKLFKFLITNMQKFFQDTHFPVPKTFDELHYALSKNDWKFKKVEFLPTLKKELGIDLMAPELDINSPKEILRILPKDVKDEYFSSAEDLEQLSSLQILNKLSDVFLEQRYCRSILPTIIYHQPTILSPLAKTDSRNDRITKRFEVFIKGKEYINAYEEENCPQLQLEKFLQQKQINEMTGNKIETLSPVIDHQYIESMKFGMPPTGGFGLGIDRLCMLFCDKKRVEEVLPFGCVDDVNRQ from the coding sequence ATGAATTGGCTGTTGAGAAGAGGCACTTGGGCACTGGCGCCCGCATGGTTGCGGTGCCGGTGTCGTAGCGGCAGCAGAAGACTGTATTCGCTAGCACATGAGGTCGACACAAGCAAGATGGAAGCTACCAGGAGGAATGCTCAAATAGTGAAGAACTTGGCCGGCTACTACCCTTCGGTTTCACAACCGGCGCTGCGTGAATTATGTCGTGGGTATAAGGAGGTCAGTATAGATGAGTTCAACGAGAAATTCCTGGACAATCCCTCGGTTTTGAACCATAAGGACAATCCGGACTGGTTGTTTACCATTAACGGCAGGATCAAGAGCATTAGGTTTTCGGGCCAGAAAATTGTGTTCATTGATTTGTACAGCACAAACAATGGGCTGAAAAATCATTCGAAACTGCAATTGATCTTGAACTACAGCCAAATCAACGGGAGTGACAAAGACGAGGTGCAGTTTCAAGAGCATATGagctttttgaaaaagggcGACTACATCAAAGTGTTCGGATACCCCGGGTTTTCCCAGTCTAGGCTTAAGATGTTATCCCTGAAATGTAATAGGCTGCCCATAATCTTGTCAGCTTCGCAACTACCTTTACCTTCCAAATTGAATGACGAGGCTAAGATCAAGTCCAATAGAGTGATCGATTATCAGTTAAATGGTATTCAGGCGTTGCTGGTAAGAGCGCATGTCATCAAGCTTTTAAGGAAGTTCTTggataataaaaatttcGTGGAAGTGGAGACCCCCATACTGTCATCAAAATCGAACGGTGCTATGGCAAAGCCCTTCATAACGTCCTCCAAGGACTTCGATCACTTGGAATTGCGTATTGCGCCAGAATTATGGTTGAAGAGACTCGTTATCAGCGGCGTGCAAAAAGTGTATGAAATAGGTAAGGTCTTCAGAAATGAAAGTATTGATTCCACACATAACGCCGAGTTTTCCACTTTAGAGTTTTATGAAACGTTCATGTCAATGGATGATCTGATTGCAAGAACTGAGAAACTGTTCAAGTTTTTGATCACAAACATGCAGAAGTTCTTTCAAGATACGCATTTCCCCGTTCCTAAAACCTTTGATGAGCTGCACTACGCGTTATCCAAGAATGATTGGAAGTTTAAGAAGGTCGAGTTTCTACCAACGctaaagaaagaactcGGTATTGACTTAATGGCCCCCGAACTCGATATCAACAGCCCTAAGGAGATCTTGAGAATTTTGCCGAAAGACGTCAAAGACGAATACTTCTCCTCCGCAGAGGATCTAGAGCAGCTTTCTTCACTAcaaatattgaataaaCTATCAGATGTTTTCTTGGAGCAACGCTATTGCCGCTCGATACTACCCACTATAATATACCACCAACCTACAATTCTATCGCCTCTGGCCAAGACAGACTCACGCAATGACCGAATCACCAAGAGATTCGAAGTTTTCATCAAGGGGAAGGAATATATAAACGCCtatgaagaggaaaactGCCCACAACTACAACTAGAGAAGTTCCTACAGCAAAAGCAAATCAACGAAATGACGGGAAACAAAATCGAGACTTTATCACCGGTCATAGACCACCAGTATATCGAGTCGATGAAATTTGGTATGCCCCCCACAGGTGGCTTTGGTCTCGGTATAGATAGGCTTTGCATGCTCTTCTGcgacaaaaaaagagtcgAAGAGGTCCTGCCCTTTGGTTGTGTAGATGATGTAAACAGGCAGTGA
- the RNH201 gene encoding ribonuclease H2 catalytic subunit RNH201, whose protein sequence is MVPPTVEPSLDSESTKSYFSPVPPQLLEQNDSPVIMGIDEAGRGPVMGPMVYAVAYSTQRYQDETVIPNYEFDDSKKLTDPIRRKLFAKMYEDNEELTQIGYATTCITPLDISRGMSKFPPTRNYNLNEQAHDVTMALIDGVTKQNVKLDHVYVDTVGPPASYQKKLEQRFPDIKFTVAKKADSLYCMVSVASVVAKVTRDILVESLKRDPDEVLGSGYPSDPKTVAWLRRNQTRLMGWPANMVRFSWQTCQTLLDDVSRESIIIKWEEQYMDSRKNAAQKTRQLQLQMVGKPARRKTLRTLDNWYQ, encoded by the coding sequence ATGGTCCCTCCCACGGTAGAACCATCACTGGACTCTGAATCCACCAAATCCTATTTCTCACCGGTCCCGCCACAGCTCCTAGAACAGAATGACTCGCCCGTGATAATGGGTATCGATGAAGCTGGGAGAGGGCCCGTGATGGGACCCATGGTCTACGCCGTAGCATACTCCACACAGAGATACCAAGACGAAACGGTGATCCCCAATTACGAGTTTGACGACTCCAAAAAGCTGACTGACCCCATCAGAAGAAAGCTGTTTGCCAAGATGTACGAAGACAACGAGGAACTAACCCAGATCGGCTACGCAACCACATGCATCACGCCGCTAGACATCTCGAGAGGCATGAGCAAGTTCCCCCCAACAAGAAACTACAACCTCAACGAGCAGGCGCACGACGTGACAATGGCTCTGATAGATGGCGTGACGAAGCAGAACGTCAAGCTGGATCACGTGTACGTGGACACTGTCGGACCGCCAGCGTCCTACCAGAAGAAGCTGGAGCAGCGCTTCCCAGACATCAAGTTCACGGTCGCCAAGAAGGCAGACTCCCTGTACTGCATGGTCAGTGTGGCCAGTGTGGTCGCCAAAGTTACCAGAGACATACTTGTCGAATCCCTCAAGAGAGATCCCGATGAGGTCCTGGGCTCTGGCTACCCCTCCGACCCAAAGACCGTAGCCTGGCTGAGGCGCAACCAGACACGCCTCATGGGGTGGCCTGCCAACATGGTGAGGTTTTCGTGGCAGACGTGCCAGACCCTCTTGGACGACGTTAGTAGAGAAAGCATCATCATCAAGTGGGAAGAGCAATACATGGACAGCAGGAAGAACGCCGCGCAGAAGACCAGGCAGCTGCAGTTGCAAATGGTGGGAAAGCCTGCGAGGAGGAAGACGCTCAGAACCCTGGACAACTGGTACCAGTAA